A window of Gammaproteobacteria bacterium contains these coding sequences:
- a CDS encoding DUF2723 domain-containing protein, with protein MNSEKEIVLHGLWDRLLGRFPFLARVRMPAHIRREAAYPAALFALLMGLYVFTMSEHTTLEDSGAFILVVKFAGIAHPPGYPLYTMLGKLYSLLPFGNFAFRIQLLSATAGALACVCVYFCCLALSAARWPAFFAALFFGVSGMLWRQSLIAEVYSLHAMFYFLCLYLILRMRHGFRRRELFCLAFVFALGLSHHWPLLILNSLSFFPLLLVGAIHTMKQNRPLVALADAPKLAGLFCLGLLPYLYVVIRSLFEPYIAAYGPVSFSGLLDYVLRTRYAATDVNPTASIQDTLLFVRYFFHRYLAEIGVVSALAACAGLAYAVFTKRWSVTLALLIGFCSSSLILLFFLHFDYDILRREAYMSYQAVPFGIGAIALHYALAAALHGRPGKLRKAIPAVAGLAFCITTLAQNFERNDMRDNSFAYDYARTILESLPRDAILFLFGDQHLGPISYTGLVAGVRPDVRIYSPFGHLFGNRLFNMETDSITYGQEKIKRFMKKEKRLFFTTQTRPFDGLREHGFHYHGLYYEVSLSRTQTPDDRRRELARAFLDRYRNDPHSDLWNYYRQRVIGESCHVLALAGESHPAFQEHHACRRALAAHLLFAKENARASKRFRALLEEDVAPWPKPEREWLYEQYLRAELARIPEASGDAAAKLKAYQRAVDQVFPATEIRPVCDNEIPKLLLEIGLQVPVDIRLAKLVRKFGHCRNLRPLFAKAKKERSKAK; from the coding sequence ATGAATTCGGAAAAAGAAATCGTTTTGCACGGCCTGTGGGACAGGCTGCTGGGCAGGTTTCCGTTCCTTGCCCGGGTGCGGATGCCCGCCCATATCCGCCGGGAGGCGGCGTATCCGGCGGCGCTCTTCGCGCTGCTGATGGGCCTCTACGTCTTCACTATGTCCGAGCATACCACCCTCGAAGATTCGGGCGCCTTCATTCTCGTCGTCAAGTTTGCGGGCATCGCCCATCCGCCGGGCTACCCGCTCTATACCATGCTCGGGAAACTGTACAGCCTGCTGCCCTTCGGCAATTTCGCCTTTCGCATCCAGCTGCTCAGCGCGACGGCGGGGGCGCTCGCTTGCGTATGCGTGTATTTTTGCTGTCTCGCCCTCTCGGCCGCCCGCTGGCCGGCGTTTTTTGCGGCCCTGTTTTTCGGCGTCTCGGGCATGCTCTGGCGCCAATCGCTGATCGCGGAGGTCTATTCCCTGCACGCGATGTTTTACTTTCTGTGTCTTTATCTGATCCTGCGCATGCGGCACGGATTCCGCCGGCGGGAACTGTTTTGCCTGGCCTTCGTTTTTGCCCTGGGGCTCAGCCACCACTGGCCGCTGCTGATCCTGAACAGCCTGTCGTTTTTCCCCCTGCTGCTGGTCGGCGCAATCCATACGATGAAGCAGAACAGGCCGCTGGTCGCGCTGGCCGACGCGCCCAAACTGGCCGGTCTGTTCTGCCTGGGATTGCTGCCCTACCTTTACGTCGTCATCCGTTCGCTGTTCGAGCCGTATATCGCGGCCTACGGGCCGGTGTCCTTCTCCGGCCTGCTGGATTACGTCCTGCGCACCCGGTACGCGGCCACCGACGTCAATCCTACGGCTTCTATACAAGACACCCTGCTTTTTGTGCGCTATTTCTTCCACCGCTACCTTGCGGAGATAGGGGTGGTTTCGGCCCTGGCGGCCTGCGCGGGCCTGGCGTATGCCGTCTTCACTAAAAGATGGAGCGTGACGCTCGCGCTGCTGATCGGCTTTTGCTCCAGTTCGCTGATACTGCTGTTCTTCCTGCATTTCGACTACGACATATTGCGCCGCGAGGCGTATATGTCTTATCAGGCGGTGCCCTTCGGCATCGGCGCCATTGCCCTGCATTACGCCCTGGCGGCGGCGCTGCACGGCCGGCCGGGCAAATTGCGCAAAGCGATCCCGGCGGTCGCGGGACTGGCGTTCTGCATAACGACGCTGGCGCAGAATTTCGAAAGGAACGACATGCGCGACAACTCTTTCGCTTACGACTACGCCCGCACCATTCTGGAGTCTCTGCCGCGGGATGCCATCCTGTTCCTGTTCGGCGACCAGCACCTGGGGCCGATTTCCTACACCGGGCTGGTCGCGGGAGTTCGGCCCGATGTCCGCATTTATTCTCCGTTCGGGCATCTTTTCGGAAACCGCCTGTTCAATATGGAAACGGACAGCATTACCTACGGGCAGGAGAAAATAAAGCGGTTCATGAAAAAAGAAAAGCGCCTGTTTTTCACCACCCAGACGCGGCCCTTCGACGGGCTGCGCGAGCACGGCTTCCACTACCACGGGCTGTACTACGAGGTGTCGCTGTCGCGGACGCAAACGCCGGACGACCGGCGGCGCGAGCTTGCCCGCGCCTTTCTGGACCGGTATCGCAACGATCCGCACAGCGATCTCTGGAATTACTACAGGCAGCGCGTCATCGGCGAGAGTTGTCACGTCCTGGCGCTCGCGGGAGAGAGCCATCCTGCATTTCAGGAGCATCACGCATGCCGGCGGGCCCTGGCGGCCCACCTGTTATTCGCCAAGGAAAACGCCCGGGCCTCCAAGCGGTTCCGCGCGCTGTTGGAGGAGGACGTAGCCCCCTGGCCCAAGCCGGAGCGCGAGTGGCTGTACGAACAATACCTGCGGGCCGAACTCGCTCGCATCCCCGAAGCCTCGGGGGATGCGGCCGCAAAACTCAAGGCCTACCAGCGCGCGGTGGACCAAGTCTTTCCGGCGACGGAAATCCGGCCGGTCTGCGATAACGAGATCCCGAAATTGCTGCTGGAGATCGGGTTGCAAGTCCCCGTGGACATTCGCCTGGCCAAATTGGTTCGCAAATTCGGGCACTGCCGCAATCTGCGGCCGTTGTTCGCCAAGGCGAAGAAAGAGCGGTCGAAGGCCAAGTGA